One Pyrenophora tritici-repentis strain M4 chromosome 5, whole genome shotgun sequence DNA window includes the following coding sequences:
- a CDS encoding mitochondrial dynamin GTPase (Msp1): MSGRLVAGRVATLARRSSPLLTPRFYTTHSLPAGGLLRNEAGLRLVKRRPWPLGSYALHNVPATRSISFARVIPKLVGKFATIGAATGGAVIAGVSYIQYQAGQAGTFALDLFHRTKDGATEFAGGALSTANGFFDQLEKGLKSTKEELGGVKYPEWLQNLLDKNESGGAGGNGGGRGPQEPKQSGAGSAAAGASTAAAFGYAQEDDEDTPQAEKIARDEQMMMLTKKMIEIRGLLQTVGQSDSLTLPSIVVIGSQSSGKSSVLEAIVGHEFLPKGHNMVTRRPIELTLVNTPDTHAEYCEFPALGLGKVTDFSHVQKTLTDLNLAVPASDCVSDDPIQLRIYSPNVPDLSLIDLPGYIQVVGRDQPPQLKEKISQLCEKYIRAPNVILAISAADVDLANSTALRASRRMDPRGERTIGVITKMDLVDAERGASLLTDQKYALRLGYVGVVCRVPAGAGGSKLFSRGNGNITNAITKNEKAYFGSHPEFSERQELAVGTQNLKKKLMHVLEQTMAGSLKTTSEAIQRELEDARYEFKVQYNERPISAESYLAESLDAFKHSFRGFTEQFGRQQVRDLLKHELDQQVLNLLAQRYWNRPFDDLTGPFPEIEPLADLPKADLEAENSAWRLKLDASSAALTKLGVGRLATNVVASALQAHIDRLISNSRFNAHPFARKAITDASNSILKDLSYDISDELEICIKPYKYRIEVEDNEWTKGRENVTAVLKDELKVVESAVKQLEDQVGGRKRVRDVMSFIDRVRSGQVVLEGDGVGGAGGFSSALLAKGREAVFLRDRIDVLKLRLMAIKSKQCASKKNKYYCPEVFLDAVADKLTTTADLFLDAELLSKFYYIFPRELDARLGRGLSQEEIDRFAKEDPKIKRHLDVVRRKDLLEHVLKEMEGLRQLEQREKRIMGRGRDDRDERRKKGWSMF, from the exons TAATGTCCCCGCTACACGCTCGATATCATTCGCAAGGGTAATACCAAAGTTGGTGGGCAAGTTTGCGACCATTGGAGCTGCTACAGGAGGGGCTGTCATTGCTGGTGTTTCCTACATCCAGTATCAGGCCGGTC AGGCAGGAACCTTTGCGCTCGACCTCTTTCACCGAACCAAAGATGGCGCCACCGAATTCGCTGGCGGGGCACTCAGCACCGCCAACGGATTCTTCGATCAGCTAGAAAAGGGGCTCAAGTCGACCAAGGAGGAGCTTGGAGGCGTAAAGTACCCCGAATGGCTGCAAAATCTGCTTGACAAGAACGAATCCGGCGGTGCTGGAGGCAATGGCGGCGGCAGAGGTCCACAAGAACCCAAACAGAGTGGTGCTGGATCGGCGGCTGCTGGTGCATCGACGGCCGCTGCGTTTGGATATGCACAGGAAGACGATGAGGACACGCCGCAAGCGGAGAAGATTGCACGGGACGAGCAGATGATGATGCTCACCAAGAAGATGATTGAGATAAGGGGTCTGCTACAGACGGTCGGTCAGTCGGATTCGCTCACCCTACCGTCTATTGTCGTCATCGGATCGCAGTCGTCCGGAAAGAGTTCAGTATTGGAGGCCATCGTAGGCCACGAATTCCTGCCCAAGGGTCACAACATGGTCACACGACGGCCCATTGAACTCACTCTCGTCAACACGCCCGACACGCATGCCGAATACTGCGAGTTCCCAGCACTTGGCCTGGGTAAAGTCACAGACTTCAGCCACGTGCAAAAGACGCTCACTGACCTGAATTTGGCTGTACCGGCTAGCGACTGTGTATCCGACGATCCCATCCAGCTGAGAATATACTCGCCAAACGTTCCCGATCTCTCGTTGATTGATCTACCTGGATACATCCAAGTCGTTGGCAGAGACCAGCCCCCGCAGCTCAAGGAGAAGATCTCACAGCTGTGCGAGAAGTACATCAGGGCACCCAATGTCATCCTTGCCATTTCGGCAGCTGACGTCGATCTGGCCAACAGCACCGCTCTGCGCGCGTCAAGACGAATGGATCCTCGAGGGGAGCGAACAATCGGTGTTATTACAAAGATGGACCTCGTAGACGCCGAGCGTGGCGCCAGCCTCCTTACTGATCAAAAGTATGCCCTGCGCCTCGGATACGTCGGTGTTGTGTGCCGTGTACCAGCCGGCGCTGGAGGCTCCAAGCTCTTCAGTCGCGGCAATGGGAACATCACGAATGCCATCACAAAGAATGAAAAAGCATACTTCGGATCACATCCAGAGTTCTCCGAACGTCAGGAACTTGCTGTCGGAACCCAAAACTTGAAGAAGAAGCTCATGCACGTGCTCGAGCAGACCATGGCTGGTAGTCTAAAAACGACCAGTGAAGCCATCCAAAGAGAGCTGGAGGATGCAAGATACGAGTTCAAAGTACAGTACAACGAGCGTCCTATCAGTGCCGAGTCCTACCTCGCCGAGTCATTGGATGCTTTCAAGCATTCTTTCCGTGGTTTCACGGAGCAATTTGGTCGTCAACAAGTGCGTGACTTACTCAAGCACGAGCTGGATCAACAGGTGCTCAACCTGCTTGCACAACGTTACTGGAACAGGCCTTTCGATGATCTCACGGGCCCTTTCCCCGAAATCGAACCCCTTGCCGACCTTCCAAAAGCGGACCTAGAAGCGGAAAATTCCGCCTGGCGGCTCAAGCTCGACGCTTCCAGCGCTGCGCTCACGAAACTTGGTGTTGGACGCTTGGCAACTAATGTAGTCGCAAGCGCACTACAGGCACACATTGACCGGCTTATCTCCAACTCTCGCTTCAATGCTCATCCATTCGCACGGAAAGCCATCACTGATGCCTCAAACTCCATTCTGAAGGACCTTTCATACGACATCTCCGATGAGCTAGAGATTTGCATCAAACCTTACAAGTACCGCATCGAAGTCGAAGACAATGAATGGACCAAGGGTCGAGAGAACGTGACTGCTGTATTAAAGGATGAATTGAAGGTTGTTGAGTCCGCAGTCAAGCAGCTTGAAGATCAAGTCGGCGGACGCAAGCGAGTTCGGGACGTCATGTCCTTTATCGACCGCGTACGAAGTGGTCAGGTTGTCCTTGAAGGAGACGGTGTCGGCGGTGCTGGTGGCTTCAGCTCTGCACTCCTTGCCAAAG GTCGTGAAGCAGTCTTCTTACGCGATCGCATCGACGTGCTCAAACTCCGCCTCATGGCCATCAAGAGCAAACAATGcgccagcaaaaagaacaaATACTACTGCCCCGAAGTTTTCCTCGACGCCGTGGCTGATAAGCTCACCACAACCGCCGACCTCTTCCTCGACGCAGAGCTCCTATCAAAGTTTTACTACATCTTTCCCCGTGAACTTGACGCCCGCCTCGGCCGCGGCCTCTCACAGGAGGAAATCGACCGCTTCGCCAAAGAAGATCCTAAGATAAAACGCCATCTCGACGTCGTTCGCCGCAAGGATCTACTAGAACACGTCCTCAAGGAGATGGAGGGCCTCCGCCAGCTCGAGCAAAGGGAGAAGCGCATAATGGGCCGTGGTCGAGACGACAGGGACGAGCGACGCAAGAAGGGCTGGAGCATGTTTTAG
- a CDS encoding Herpes-BLLF1 domain containing protein — protein MAGTTLSTPGSPTSQPLLRNHSDSELFLSPKPSSHVSVCALEDGGDSEFSSEDDVYKPRPGFWRRLRTSMRRRSYRSKGDDCCRRLPLLDEKPQSRKYRLKRKHAARACVIIPLLVLIFFGLLHILNVVLGYVPTFLDGKADPNAFDWNKQDESTILDITRDVTPVPCHSHNDYWRRVPLYDALRWGCTGVEADVWLFDNELYVGHSTNALTQNNTFRSLYVDPLVRMLDHKNEIGQFATSYDVKNGVFDTEPARTLVLLVDFKNNGHEIFPVVSQHLSALREKGYLTYYDGNYTIERPITVVATGNAPFDLITANKSYRDIFFDAPLDKLVSSPPSIQPHPDNVVDLAKRTPALSFGGGQGTVGTTPSSVFDATNSYYASVNFGRSIGWLWFGHISETQLLKIRSQIREARKRGLQARYWT, from the exons ATGGCAGGAACAACGCTTTCAACACCGGGCTCGCCTACCAGTCAACCTCTCCTACGCAACCACTCCGACTCTGAACTTTTCCTCTCGCCAAAACCTTCATCGCATGTATCCGTATGTGCGTTGGAAGATGGCGGCGACTCGGAGTTCAGCTCTGAGGACGACGTGTACAAGCCGCGGCCCGGCTTCTGGAGACGGCTGAGGACGAGCATGCGGAGACGGAGTTACAGGTCAAAGGGCGACGACTGCTGCAGACGGTTGCCATTACTAGACGAGAAGCCGCAGTCGAGGAAGTATCGTTTGAAGAGGAAACATGCAGCCAGAGCATGCGTCATCATTCCTTTGCTGGTGCTCATCTTTTT CGGTCTACTTCACATTTTAAATGTTGTTCTGGGCTACGTACCGACCTTCCTAGACGGAAAAGCAGACCCGAATGCATTCGACTGGAATAAACAGGATGAGTCAACTATCTTGGATATCACTCGCGACGTTACCCCCGTTCCGTGCCATTCCCACAATGACTACTGGCGCCGAGTCCCATTATACGACGCTCTCCGCTGGGGCTGCACAGGCGTAGAAGCAGACGTCTGGCTCTTTGACAACGAGCTCTACGTCGGTCACAGCACAAACGCCCTCACGCAAAATAACACCTTCCGCTCCTTGTACGTCGACCCGCTCGTCAGGATGCTCGACCACAAGAACGAAATCGGCCAATTCGCAACCTCGTACGACGTGAAAAACGGCGTCTTCGACACCGAGCCAGCACGCACCCTTGTCCTACTGGTCGACTTCAAAAACAACGGTCATGAGATCTTCCCAGTCGTATCCCAGCACCTCTCCGCTCTCCGCGAAAAAGGCTATCTAACATACTACGACGGCAACTACACCATCGAACGCCCAATCACTGTCGTAGCAACCGGAAACGCCCCCTTCGACCTCATCACCGCAAACAAATCTTACCGCGATATCTTCTTCGATGCGCCTCTGGATAAACTCGTTTCCAGCCCCCCATCCATTCAACCCCACCCGGACAACGTCGTCGACCTAGCTAAACGCACCCCTGCACTAAGCTTCGGTGGTGGTCAAGGCACTGTAGGCACGACCCCATCCAGCGTCTTCGACGCCACAAACTCCTACTACGCCTCCGTCAATTTTGGCCGGTCAATCGGCTGGCTCTGGTTCGGCCACATATCCGAGACCCAACTTCTGAAAATCCGCTCGCAGATCCGTGAGGCGCGGAAACGCGGACTCCAGGCTAGATATTGGA CGTAA
- a CDS encoding Nop53 domain containing protein yields the protein MPHKHKRVEDYDSEFNLPPTVHAAPLAVGKARTFSTAPKGKKRKITQIEGYGADDTPKSFQRLMAFSKGGPKKRSGLDDGAIKTKKQKKQEATENLEKDAANNKSEEQTQSKAVLKIQPGESMAEFRARVDQALPLTGIAKSTKKVEGVSDHRVTKHERRLKRLQKGWREEEARIREKEMEEKELAEEEQDELDAMWEDKTSDLPSTKTVNGKKKKAKKNKRKLLVGEVDNGSEDEWEALKKKRGERKGLHDVVSAPPTFDKVPREIFKVKNGAGAKVGNVPNSAGSLRKREQLGEERQKMIEAYREMMAAKRAT from the exons ATGCCTCACAAACACAAGCGCGTAGAAGATTACGACTCCGA ATTCAACCTCCCTCCCACAGTCCACGCCGCACCCCTCGCTGTCGGAAAAGCGCGCACATTTAGCACTGCGCCCAAGGGCAAGAAGAGAAAGATCACACAGATCGAAGGCTATGGCGCAGATGACACGCCCAAGTCCTTCCAGCGGCTCATGGCCTTCTCCAAAGGCGGGCCCAAGAAGCGCTCTGGCCTCGACGACGGCGCGATAAAGACCAAAAAGCAGAAGAAACAAGAGGCGACCGAAAATCTGGAAAAGGACGCCGCCAACAATAAGAGCGAAGAGCAGACGCAATCAAAAGCTGTCTTGAAGATACAGCCCGGAGAGTCCATGGCAGAGTTCCGCGCACGAGTCGACCAAGCTCTGCCATTAACCGGAATTGCCAAGTCTACCAAGAAGGTCGAGGGCGTGAGCGACCACAGGGTCACGAAACACGAGCGGAGACTCAAGCGTCTGCAAAAGGGGTGGAGGGAGGAAGAAGCGAGAATCCGTGAAAAGGAAATGGAGGAGAAGGAGCTAGCCGAGGAGGAACAAGACGAGCTAGATGCCATGTGGGAGGACAAGACTTCCGATCTTCCAAGCACGAAAACAGTAAACGGCAAAAAGAAGAAGGCCAAgaagaacaagcggaagcTGCTAGTTGGCGAAGTAGACAATGGCAGTGAAGATGAGTGGGAAGCGctcaagaagaagagaggGGAACGGAAGGGCCTACACGATGTTGTTTCTGCGCCACCAACATTTGATAAGGTGCCGAGAGAGATCTTCAAGGTGAAGAATGGAGCTGGTGCCAAGGTGGGCAATGTACCGAACTCGGCGGGCAGTCTGAGGAAGAGGGAGCAGTTGGGCGAGGAGCGCCAAAAAATGATTGAAGCATATCGCGAGATGATGGCTGCGAAGAGAGCGACCTGA
- a CDS encoding Cullin, a subunit E3 ubiquitin ligase, whose amino-acid sequence MSANPGALKRKHSGKTIKELFTTQSKPNLASTAPLSPTSKRTRRGSSPVASSDIASSPIPIGNMSAADMYHFPSKRADLANQGDVVDITSSPDNSPAKANGQRNAMRKTAPNMHANSGPKRLVVKNFRPTRKVDPRVFLDQTWQKIEKALDTIFQQGDIDFSLEELYRGVENVCRQNMAKDVKERLIIKCRDYVGGNLKAKVKESLGRTNVDVLRATLQAWVTWNSQMKYLDWIFCYLDRAYLLPRHESLREISVGLFRVIIFEHDKLNPRIIDGACDLVASDRASSDLDGDIFSKTIKMFHDMQVYTRHFEPRLMEVSQEFIVKWADAASSEKSLPDYVRSAKALMDRELKRVEMFSLPNTTKRELLTLLEDHLISKKESRLTNQDDLADLLETNAIEDLGLLYKMLQRRKLGSHLRSGFTKWIEDEGTAIVFNEKEQENMVTQLLSLKRQLDTLWKTSFHRDEELGHGLRESFDRFMNKTKKTSASWGTDNSKTGEMIAKYVDMLLRGGAKAIPAQLSRKAEKPAAVEGEDDKEDGVFDEDTEVNGQLDQVLDLFRFLHGKAVFEAFYKKDLARRLLMGRSASADAERSMLSRLKIECGAGFTANLEQMFRDIELSREEMSSYKNISEERNEKLGLDLNVNVLSASAWPTYPTVPVILPPQIQTAISKFEAHYKIKHSGRKLEFKHALAHCQLKAKFPKGLKELVVSSFQAIVLLLFNGREDDEHIDYDYLKQATGLPTAELNRTLQSLACAKVRPLTKHPKGREINETDTFTLNTSFTDPKYRIKVNTVQLKETAAENKETHERVAADRNYETQAAIVRILKARKRISHAELVSETIKATKNRGTLEVSGIKRNIDRLIEKEFLEREDDGLYAYIA is encoded by the exons ATGTCAGCCAATCCAGGTGCGCTGAAAAGGAAGCACTCTGGCAAGACTATCAAAGAGCTCTTCACTACTCAGTCAAAGCCAAACCTCGCTTCTACAGCGCCGCTATCGCCCACCAGCAAGCGCACACGACGAGGGAGCTCTCCAGTCGCTAGCAGTGACATCGCTTCATCTCCGATCCCGATAGGCAATATGAGCGCAGCCGACATGTATCATTTTCCAAGCAAGAGGGCGGATCTGGCCAACCAGGGCGATGTGGTGGACATTACCTCGAGCCCCGACAACAGCCCCGCGAAGGCGAACGGTCAACGTAACGCAATGCGCAAAACAGCGCCGAATATGCACGCCAATAGCGGTCCCAAGCGATTAGTGGTCAAGAATTTTAGGCCTACAAGAAAGGTAGACCCTAGGGTCTTCCTGGATCAGACATGGCAGAAGATCGAGAAGGCACTGGATACCATCTTCCAGCAGGGCGATATCGATTTCAGTCTTGAGGAGCTGTATAGAGGCGTAGAAAACGTCTGTCGTCAGAATATGGCAAAGGATGTCAAGGAGCGACTTATCATCAAATGTAGAGACTACGTTGGAGGTAACTTGAAAGCCAAGGTCAAGGAAAGCCTGGGCAGGACCAACGTCGATGTGCTGCGGGCGACGCTGCAGGCTTGGGTGACATGGAACAGCCAGATG AAATACCTTGACTGGATCTTCTGCTATCTCGACCGCGCCTACCTGCTCCCACGTCACGAATCCCTACGCGAGATCTCGGTCGGCCTCTTTCGCGTCATAATCTTCGAACATGACAAGCTAAATCCTCGTATCATCGACGGCGCCTGTGACCTTGTCGCATCTGACCGAGCAAGCAGCGATCTTGATGGTGACATATTCTCCAAGACTATCAAGATGTTCCACGACATGCAGGTCTACACACGGCACTTTGAACCGCGTTTGATGGAAGTCAGTCAGGAATTCATCGTGAAATGGGCTGACGCGGCGAGTTCCGAGAAGTCTTTGCCTGATTACGTTCGTAGTGCAAAGGCGCTTATGGACCGCGAGTTGAAAAGAGTAGAGATGTTTAGCCTTCCCAACACAACCAAGCGAGAACTCCTTACACTGCTCGAAGACCATCTGATATCAAAGAAGGAGTCGAGACTGACAAACCAAGATGACCTCGCTGACCTCCTTGAGACTAATGCCATTGAAGACCTTGGATTGCTGTATAAAATGCTCCAAAGGCGGAAGCTGGGCTCACATCTGCGGTCAGGTTTCACCAAATGGATCGAAGATGAAGGAACGGCTATCGTCTTTAACGAGAAAGAGCAAGAGAACATGGTGACCCAACTCCTGTCCCTGAAACGCCAGCTAGACACACTGTGGAAAACATCTTTCCATCGGGATGAAGAGCTTGGTCACGGCTTGCGAGAATCCTTTGACAGGTTTATGAACAAGACAAAGAAGACATCAGCAAGCTGGGGTACAGATAATTCCAAGACTGGCGAGATGATCGCCAAATACGTCGACATGTTATTGAGAGGCGGTGCGAAAGCAATACCGGCGCAGCTTAGTCGCAAAGCAGAGAAGCCCGCTGCGGTAGAGGGCGAGGATGATAAAGAAGATGGCGTGTTTGACGAAGACACGGAAGTCAACGGTCAACTAGACCAAGTGCTCGATCTATTCCGCTTTTTACACGGCAAAGCCGTCTTTGAAGCTTTCTACAAGAAGGATTTGGCGAGACGACTTCTAATGGGAAGGAGTGCGAGTGCAGATGCTGAAAGAAGCATGTTGTCAAGGTTGAAGATCG AATGCGGTGCTGGGTTCACTGCCAACCTCGAGCAAATGTTTCGTGACATCGAGCTTTCGCGGGAAGAAATGAGTTCATACAAGAACATCAGCGAAGAGCGCAACGAGAAATTAGGCCTTGATCTGAACGTCAACGTCCTCTCTGCATCAGCCTGGCCAACGTACCCTACTGTTCCAGTCATCCTACCTCCACAAATCCAGACTGCAATCAGCAAGTTTGAAGCACATTACAAGATCAAGCACTCTGGTCGCAAACTCGAGTTCAAGCACGCACTTGCGCATTGTCAACTCAAAGCAAAGTTCCCCAAGGGACTGAAAGAGCTGGTCGTTTCTTCGTTTCAGGCCATCGTTCTTTTGCTCTTCAACGGTCGTGAAGATGACGAGCACATTGACTACGACTACCTTAAGCAAGCCACAGGACTAC CCACGGCCGAGCTCAACCGTACTCTACAATCGCTCGCTTGCGCGAAAGTACGACCCCTGACAAAGCACCCCAAAGGTCGAGAGATCAACGAAACCGATACCTTCACACTCAACACTTCCTTCACCGACCCTAAATACCGCATCAAAGTCAACACTGTCCAGCTCAAAGAGACAGCGGCAGAGAACAAGGAAACACACGAGCGTGTTGCTGCCGACCGTAATTACGAAACTCAAGCCGCCATTGTCCGAATCTTGAAGGCGAGGAAGAGGATCAGCCATGCGGAATTAGTCAGTGAGACAATAAAGGCGACAAAGAATCGAGGCACATTGGAAGTCAGCGGCATCAAAAGAAACATTGATCGGCTGATTGAAAAGGAGTTTTTGGAGAGGGAGGACGATGGTTTGTATGCTTATATTGCTTAG
- a CDS encoding penicillin binding protein (AmpC, Beta-lactamase class C and other penicillin binding protein): MALTAQVTENLKRTVEAACADPTTSIPGTSVVVISKDGTELFAHAAGKRGVLSHEDMTLDSVFWIASCTKMIAGLACMQLVEQGKLHLDDGDETERLVPELKDVKVLQKDGSLVEKNKKITLRMLLTHTAGFGYSFFNEDLRNYSHPIGFDEFSGHIKEICQPLVFQPGEGWEYGVGIDFAGLALERVTGMSLNDYFHKYIFEPLGLKNISLFPNEDMKKRLAYMNQRTASGSVIGRDHLLRKPLVAEGSEIKDVLNSGGGGAFATPSDYAQIIGVLLNDGKSPKTGAQLLKKETVDLMFTNQIPQFPDFGRQGIPAAKPDLTYTLPEIYPVEGRPAQGWGLTFMLSNGGSTGRSKSTGFWAGLPNCWWWCDREKGVGGIVCSQILPFGDPKVLGLWFDIETQIYKALGS; this comes from the exons ATGGCTTTAACCGCCCAGGTAACCGAGAACCTTAAAAGGACCGTCGAAGCGGCCTGCGCCGATCCAACGACCTCCATCCCGGGAACCAGTGTTGTAGTTATTTCCAAAGATGGCACGGAGCTCTTTGCGCATGCCGCTGGAAAACGCGGAGTGCTCAGCCACGAAGATATGACGTTGGACAGTGTATTCTGGATCGCCTCTTGCACCAAGATGATTGCAGGTCTGGCATGCATGCAGCTTGTGGAGCAGGGGAAACTGCACCTTGACGATGGAGACGAGACAGAGAGGCTTGTGCCGGAGCTGAAGGACGTGAAGGTGCTGCAAAAGGATGGCAGCTTAGTGGAAAAGAATAAGAAGATTACGTTGAGGATGCTGTTGACGCATACTG CTGGCTTCGGTTATTCTTTCTTCAACGAAGATCTCCGTAATTACTCACATCCCATTGGCTTCGATGAGTTCTCGGGGCACATCAAAGAGATATGTCAGCCGCTCGTCTTCCAGCCAGGAGAAGGCTGGGAGTATGGTGTTGGCATCGACTTCGCTGGTCTTGCTCTCGAACGTGTCACAGGCATGTCGTTGAACGACTACTTTCACAAGTACATTTTTGAGCCTTTGGGTTTGAAGAATATCTCATTGTTTCCGAACGAAGACATGAAGAAGCGCTTGGCGTACATGAACCAGCGGACGGCAAGCGGCTCGGTGATCGGACGGGATCATCTCCTTCGCAAGCCGTTGGTTGCAGAAGGTAGTGAGATCAAGGATGTTCTGAACAGTGGAGGCGGAGGTGCCTTTGCAACCCCTTCAGACTATGCAC AGATCATCGGAGTACTGCTCAACGATGGCAAGTCGCCCAAAACTGGTGCCCAACTGCTCAAGAAAGAGACAGTCGACCTCATGTTCACCAATCAAATCCCACAGTTTCCCGATTTTGGTCGACAAGGCATTCCAGCAGCGAAGCCAGATTTGACATATACCCTCCCTGAGATCTACCCTGTAGAAGGCAGACCGGCTCAAGGATGGGGTTTGACATTTATGCTGTCCAATGGAGGTTCTACGGGCCGATCAAAGAGCACAGGGTTCTGGGCCGGGCTTCCAAAttgctggtggtggtgcgACCGAGAGAAGGGAGTCGGCGGAATCGTATGCAGTCAGATTCTTCCGTTTGGCGACCCCAAAGTGCTGGGACTATGGTTCGACATTGAGACGCAGATCTACAAGGCACTGGGGTCTTGA